The following coding sequences lie in one Isoptericola variabilis 225 genomic window:
- a CDS encoding DUF2530 domain-containing protein has product MPSIVKLLIHPELRKPTPPPQRVDLRKVIVAGMVAWAVALVVLGVLAAVGRVSTEVVVTCVAGLLLGCAGLLWERRNRRSYRGED; this is encoded by the coding sequence GTGCCCTCCATCGTCAAGCTCCTGATCCACCCGGAGCTGCGCAAGCCCACGCCGCCGCCGCAGCGCGTGGACCTGCGGAAGGTCATCGTCGCGGGCATGGTCGCGTGGGCCGTCGCGCTCGTGGTGCTGGGCGTGCTGGCGGCGGTCGGGCGCGTGAGCACCGAGGTCGTCGTGACCTGCGTCGCCGGGCTGCTGCTCGGCTGCGCCGGGCTGCTGTGGGAGCGGCGGAACCGGCGCAGCTACCGCGGCGAGGACTGA